CAACCCGAGGTGAACCAGGACGCCGACGTTGTCGGCGGTCATGATGACGTACGCGTGCGGCATCAGCTTCAACAACTTGCCGCTGACCGGGGCGATCGCGTCGATCACACCCCGCGGTGGGTCCACGGCCGCGCCATATCCCACCATGCCCGCCGAGAACACCGGGTCCGGAACATCCTGGAGTGCCACTGCGCGCCCCGCGACGGGGGCGAGAACTCGCGTGCTGCTCACTGTGTTGGCTCCTTTGCGGGGCGGGGGTGCTCGTGACCCAACAATACGAGGGTGGCCGAAAGACGGCCGCGCGTTCGCGGGTTCTCGTCTAAGCTTCCGCACAGCTTTGCGGCGGTTCACGCCGAGTGGTCAGGAGGACGGTGGGCTATGAGCGGTACGACCAAACCTGAAGGCGCACAGGAGAAGTCCGGTCTGAACATACCCGCTTTCGCCCAGCTGCAACGCCTCGGCAAGAGCCTCATGCTGCCCATCGCCGTGTTGCCCGCCGCGGGCATCCTGCTCCGGCTGGGTCAACCCGACCTGCTGGGCCGGATCGACTTCCCCGTCATCGGCCCGTTCTTCAAGGCGATGAGCGCGGCCGGTGACGCCCTGTTCACCAATCTGCCGCTGCTCTTCGCGGTCGGTGTCGCGATCGGCTTCGCCCGCAAGGCCGACGGCTCGACGGCACTGGCTGCGGTGGTCGGCTACCTGGTGATGGCAGCGGTCTTCAAGACCATGTCCCCGATCGTGCTGGCGGGCGAGGTGGACAAGGCGGGCGACCAGGCGCAGATCAACTACAGCGTCTTCGCCGGCATCGTGGTGGGTCTGGTGACGGCCTGGTTGTTCGACCGCTACCACACCATCCAATTGCCGTCCTATCTCGGCTTTTTCGGAGGACGGCGATTCGTCCCGATCGTGGTGTCGCTGGCGAGTTTGTTCATCGCCTTCCTGATGAGCTACTTCTATCCGATCTTCGATGCGGGCCTGACCGGTCTCGGCCGGTTCATCGGCGGCAGCGGTGCGTTGGGTGCGTTCGTCTATGGGTTCGCCAACCGCATGCTGATTCCGCTGGGCTTACACCACATCCCGAACTCGTACGTGTGGTTCATCTACGGCGACTACCAAACGCCGGACGGCAACGTGGTCACCGGCGAACTCACCCGGTTCGCGGCCGGAGACCCGACCGCGGGGATCCTCACCTCGGGGTTCTACCCGGTCCTGATGTTCGGATTGCCCGCCGCCGCGCTGGCGATGATCCTGGCCGCGAACAAGAAGCAGCGCAAGGTTGCGGTCGGCATCCTCTCGGCGGCCGCCCTCACCGCATTCCTGACCGGCGTGACCGAACCGCTGGAGTTCGCGTTCATGTTCGTGGCGTTCCCGCTCTACGTCATCCATGCGGTCCTGACGGGGCTGTCCCTCGCGATCGCCTACCTGCTCGACATCCACCTGGGCTTCTCGTTCTCCGCCGGCCTCCTCGACCTGTTGCTCTACGGCGGTGCACCCGCGGCGAAGAACATCTGGCTCCTCATCGCGATGGGTCTGGCGTTCTCGGTCGTGTACTTCGTCCTGTTCTGGTTCGCCATCAAGAAATGGAACATGCGTACACCGGGCCGTGAACCCGAAGCCGAGTTCGAAGCCGAGGAACAGGCCAACCTCGGCGAGGGCGCCGACTCCACGACTACCGTCACAGCCGGCGGCGCAGGCACTCTCACCGCACCCGCGCGGGCCGACACGCGGGCCGAGCAGATCATCGCCGCATTCGGCGGCCAGGAAAACCTCGTGAACGTCGACGCCTGCATCACCCGGCTGCGGATGGAGGTCGCCGACAAGAGCAAGGTCGACCAGGACCGGCTGAAGTCGCTCGGCGCCGCAGGCGTCATCGAAGTCGGCAACAGCGTTCAGGCGGTGTTCGGCACCAGTTCCGAGGCACTCAAGAACGAGATCGTCGACAGCCTGTAGTGCTTGGGCAACCTCACACCGACAGCAACCTCTGGAAGAAATCGCGATAGCGCGTGAGCGCCACCCGAAGGTCTTCGGTGGATGCCTCCTCGCCTCGGGACCATTGCGCCTCAAGTCGAGACCGGGTGTCGGCGAAGCTCGCGGTGAGCTCTTCGACCACTTCCGCCACCAGGTTGTCCGCTTTCTGCACACACTCTCTCGGATCGTCGACGAAGGCCGCCTGAACGTCATTCCAGCGCGAGTGCAGCCCCGAGCGATGTTCGTCGGCGAACAACAACGTGTTGTCCTCGCTGCCCGCCCGGGCCTCGGCCGGTCGGGCCGTCGTCGTGTGTTCGTCGTGCGTGGTCACGCCCGCGCCTCCTTGGTCGAATCCGTACCGGCATCGTGCCTGTCCGCCTCACGGCCGCCCGCGTCGTGCTGGGTCAGGGCGTCACGTTCGGCGGCCCCGTCGTCGAGTCCGGTTCTCGCTTCGGGCACCGCGCCGACCAACTGCTCGAAGAGTGCGCGATAGTGCACGATCGCCTCACGCTGAGCTTCGGTACCGATCTCACCTTTCTCTTGGGCAAGGTGCAGGATGTGCGCAGCACGATAGTGCTCGACCACCTTGGGGTGGTCGACTGAGATGTCAGCGGCACGCTGCTCGAAATCGTCGATCGGATAACCCCGTTCACGCATCACCTCGGTAACCAGGCGGTCTGCCTCGCTGACCGACTTCGACGGGCTGTCGACAAACCCGGCCTGGGTCACCCCCCATGCCTCGATGTACCTGGCCCGGGATTCCGGGGTCAACTCATTGATCTTGAGCTTGTTGTGCTTGCGTTCGCGCGCACGCAGTTCCCGCTCCGCGGCACGCTGACCGCCTGCTGTCTCGACAGCGTGCTCATACTCGGGCCCGAACTGTTCCCTGAGTCGTTCACTGCGCTTCTGGCGCATCATCGCTGCGACCACGACCACCGCGAGCAGCACGATGACCACGGCGACTACGACGATGACGATCCAACTCCATGTAGGCATTTCCAGACCTCCTGCGGCCAGGAGTACCCACGCACCGTCGACAGAAACGTCAATTCCTGGACGCGCCAGCGCGGTCAGCGGCAATACGACCGGGTGGCGTGGTCCAGCGCCCGCCGATACAGCGGATCCAGATCGCGTGCGGCCGCTACCTCGTCAACCGCGTTCGCCAGGTCGGTCCGGCAGGCCGGTGAGTGCAGGGCAGGCCACTGGCTGACGATCTCGTTCACCATCGCGTGGTTGAGTCCGTCGATGGTCGTCCTCGACACGGCCAGGTCGGGAGCTCTCACCGGAGCCGTGGTGGGATCGAGCTTCCATTGCGAGAACAGCCCGTACTCCACCGCGACGGTCGCGTCGATCTGATCCCGGAAAACGTCCCTCACGTAGGCCGGATCGATATTCCGGTCGCCGGCCTCAGCGGTGGTGGCGTCGATGACCTGTTGTTCACGGCGTGGATCCTCGATCGCCCCTCCGGTGCGGAACTTGTTGGCGGCCACCGGATCCGCGGTCTGCAGCCGCTGCGCGGCGGCGTCGACCAGCGGTTGCAGCGGGCTGGGCCCCTCTGCTCGGGCGATCGGTGCGAGGGACAGCGCCGCGAGTGCGAGGGCACCGACCGTTGCGATTCGGCTCGTCATCAGAGCTTGGCGAAGCAGGCGTCGTCGGATTCGTCGTTGGGAATGGACGCGTTCTGGCTGGAGAACTTGCCCACCACCCCGGTGTCGGTCACCGCGACGCTGTCAGCGTGAATGCCCAGCGGGTAGGCGTCGTTGAGCTTGGTCGTCAGGCCGTCGAGGGCGGCCTGCACAGTGCCTTTGTCGAACGGGCCGCTGACATCGGTGACCTGGAGATCGAGATTGCCGTTGTTCACCACCGGTTTCGCCGTCACCTTGGTGTCCCCTACCGCCGCCATCGTGATGGTGCCCGCAGCGGGATCGGTACTGACATCGGTGACCAGTGCACCGACGCCGGGCAGATTCTCCGCCACCGTGTCCTTGATACCTGCCGACGTCCAACTCAGTGTGGCGCTCAACGATCCGATGGTGCCCTTGGAGTCCGCGGTGCCCTGCAAGCGGATGTCCGACAACGCCACATCCGCGGTCATCCCCTTCGCGGCCTGTACCTGCTTACCTCCGGTCTCCACCGAGATGTTGGTGTAGTGCCCGTTGATGTGCTGCCACAAGAACGGCGGATTGACGCCGAACGAGACCGAGGCGTTGTCCTCCACGACGCATTCGGCGACCGCGACGAGTACCGAACCGGCCTTGTGCCGGGCATAGAGTTCGGCGCCGGTCAGGCCGATCACCACGACTGCGACGACAATGATTGCGGCCAGGATGATCCCCTGAGGACTGCGCCACAGGGAAGTCGACTTCGCCAGCTCGGGCTGCGCCTCGCGGGGTCCGGCGGCGGGCGGTTTCTGCGGCGGCTGTCCGGCCGGCCGAGGAGACACCGGCGGACGGTTCCGCATGATCTTCTCGGTCGCGGCCTCCGGCGGGTTGAACTTCTCCGTCGCGGCGTCAGGTCGCTGAGGGCGGGCCCGGATCTGCTCGGTCGGCGCTTCTTGCCGGCCTGGCCGAGGCAGCCTGCGGGTGGCCGGATCAGGCGGCGGCACGGGGCCCCGGCCACGCCTGCCGGGGTCGCCGGGATGTTGCGGCGGTGTCGGCACCCCCGCAATTCTGCCCCATCGCCCGGCGCGTCAGCAGTGTGGCGCGCCTGTGGGTTCGCTCCTCATTCCTGGTTGTCCGCCGCGCCCGCCGGCACTGCTTCGGGCTGTTGTTGCAGGCCAGCGGGATTTGCGGTGGCGGCCGCGGCGATCGACAGTCCGGCGATCACCAGGCAGATCACGGTGTAGACGAGGCTCCCGGTGGGATCGCCGTCGGCGGTGACACCGTCGACAGCACCGAAGTACGCCGGCAGGGCTGTCAGCCACAGGACCGTCATCACCGCCAGGTACACCGCGGCATATCGCAGGATCAGCGGGTTCGCATAGCGCACGGCCGCGGGATCGCGGTCCTTGCGCAGGCTCGACCATTGACTGATCAGCACGGGAATCGCCACCACGGTGAGCACGACCAGTTCGGCCGCGTAGACGATGCCGCCCACCGTCGTACTGCCCGAGATCGACGTGGCGAGGGTGGCGGGCAGCGGCAGGATCGCCGTGCCGATCGATGCCAGGACGCCGATCACGATGGTGCGACCCACGATCTGTAGACCGGTGAAGGCCTTGCCGTCCTGGACATGGCGACCGACGAACAGCTGCACACAGAAGGCCAGCGACATCGGCCACAGCGCCGCGAACACCACCACACTGGGCAACGGCACCGAAGCGAAGAACGGCTGGTTCATCGGATGATCCAGCGTCCACTCCCACCACCGCAGCTGCGGCCCGAGGTGATCGAAGATCTCATAGAAGGCATGGTGGACGAACCCGACGCAGACCGCCCCCACCAGCACGCCGCGCCTGCGGAAGACCCCGAGGATGCGGACGATCTCGTAGGCGACGGTGGCCATCATGGGATAGATGGCGACGATGTAGAGCGGCAGCCTGCCCCAGAGGAAGTCGACGGTGAACACGTTGTGCGCGAACATCGTGTCGACGTGATCGGCGATCCCGAACGCCCCGGGGAAATAGAGCGGCGGTTCGATGATCAGCAGGTAGGCGATGGCGCCGAACCACAGCACCAGGTTGGTGGGATCGTTGTGCCTGCGCAGCCGCACGATCGCGTACACCAGGGCCAGCACCGCGCCGGCGATCACCGTGATCTCCAGCACCGGCAGCGTCCAGTTCTCCAACCCGAACGGGTTGCGGAACTCGATCAGACCACCCGCAGTGTCACACGAAAAGCCCAGTCGTTCAGCCAATCCCGCGAAAGTCGGGGTACACAGATCAGACATCGGCGGTGGCTGCTTTCTCCTCGGCGGCGTCACCCGCGGTGTACCACTGGGTGACCTCGTAGCCGTCCTCGTACCGCCGGAACCACTCGTCGGCCAATGCCGGCAGCTTCTCGTGGGCCGGGTTGTGGCCCGGGACCTGGCTGCGCACGACGCCGGTGAGAGCGGTCAGCATCTCGCGCACCGGCAGATGCGCGAACGCGTTCTCCACCGGTCCGTCGTACGGGGTCTTGGTGAACGGAAGCTTCTGCAGCAGAGCCTTTTTCCGCGCCTGCATACCGAACATCGACATCGCGTCGAGCTTGCGCTCCTCCAGCGGAACATGCTTGTTGAAGCCCTCACAGGCCACCTTGAGCACCGCCCACACGTGCTTGAAGATCGACGGAGCGACCCGCATGCGGTACCACGGATCGTCGGCCACCGCGTCATAGATGATCAGCGCGGAGCTGCGGTGCTCGACCTCTTCGACGAAGTGCCACAGGAACAATGACGCGACCCGGTCGTCGCCCGGAGCGAAAAGCGTGTCGTCATGGTCGAGCATCAGCTTGAACACCGGGGTGAACGTCGCCTCCAGATCGGCGGTGTAGGCCAACCGATACTTCAGCGGGGTCTCGGCGGTCAGGTCGTCGAACGCCTTGACCACCTCGTCGAGGGTCTCTTTGAGGCCCGGGTAGGTCTTGATCAGACCCTTGGCGTGCTGTCGGTGGGCCATCGCGTGCTGGCCTTCCTGCCGCACGAAGGCCTGAGCCTCCTCGGCCACCGCCGGATCGGTGATGTACGGCATGGCCTCGGTGATCATGTGACCGATCATCTTCTCGAAGGCGATGGCCAGGAACGACACCGCGTTCGCCATCGACGAGAACGCCGGGTTGGTCTCGTTCCACAGGAACGGGACGCGGTGATCCGCGAACGCGAACCTCATCTTCCGCACGATCAGATCCGTCATCGGTGCCACCTCGCTTGTCCGAGCAATCATACAAAGAACGCTTGAGTTGTATGATTACTACACGCGAATGCGGCCCGTCAACGATGGGTGGCGATATCCTGCAGGAATGTGGCTGGCCAGGAACCCGGACCGTGGCGCGTAGACGCGGGTGGGACGGGCGACCGCCCGGCAGCGACGAGGAAGCCTCCGAACGCATCGTGGCCGCGGCCGTGCAGCTGATCGCCGAAACGGGTACCGGGATCAGCATCGCCGACGTCGCGGCATCGCTCGGCGTCATCCGCCAGACGGTGTACCGCTACTTCCCCACCGCCGAATCCCTGATGCACGCGGCGGCGATCGCCACGGTCGACGGATTTCTCGACCGGCTCGCGGCGAGCGTGCGTGGCATCACCGACCCGGCCGAGGCGATGACCGAAGGC
Above is a window of Mycolicibacterium boenickei DNA encoding:
- a CDS encoding PTS transporter subunit EIIC: MSGTTKPEGAQEKSGLNIPAFAQLQRLGKSLMLPIAVLPAAGILLRLGQPDLLGRIDFPVIGPFFKAMSAAGDALFTNLPLLFAVGVAIGFARKADGSTALAAVVGYLVMAAVFKTMSPIVLAGEVDKAGDQAQINYSVFAGIVVGLVTAWLFDRYHTIQLPSYLGFFGGRRFVPIVVSLASLFIAFLMSYFYPIFDAGLTGLGRFIGGSGALGAFVYGFANRMLIPLGLHHIPNSYVWFIYGDYQTPDGNVVTGELTRFAAGDPTAGILTSGFYPVLMFGLPAAALAMILAANKKQRKVAVGILSAAALTAFLTGVTEPLEFAFMFVAFPLYVIHAVLTGLSLAIAYLLDIHLGFSFSAGLLDLLLYGGAPAAKNIWLLIAMGLAFSVVYFVLFWFAIKKWNMRTPGREPEAEFEAEEQANLGEGADSTTTVTAGGAGTLTAPARADTRAEQIIAAFGGQENLVNVDACITRLRMEVADKSKVDQDRLKSLGAAGVIEVGNSVQAVFGTSSEALKNEIVDSL
- a CDS encoding chorismate mutase, which translates into the protein MTSRIATVGALALAALSLAPIARAEGPSPLQPLVDAAAQRLQTADPVAANKFRTGGAIEDPRREQQVIDATTAEAGDRNIDPAYVRDVFRDQIDATVAVEYGLFSQWKLDPTTAPVRAPDLAVSRTTIDGLNHAMVNEIVSQWPALHSPACRTDLANAVDEVAAARDLDPLYRRALDHATRSYCR
- a CDS encoding LmeA family phospholipid-binding protein, giving the protein MPTPPQHPGDPGRRGRGPVPPPDPATRRLPRPGRQEAPTEQIRARPQRPDAATEKFNPPEAATEKIMRNRPPVSPRPAGQPPQKPPAAGPREAQPELAKSTSLWRSPQGIILAAIIVVAVVVIGLTGAELYARHKAGSVLVAVAECVVEDNASVSFGVNPPFLWQHINGHYTNISVETGGKQVQAAKGMTADVALSDIRLQGTADSKGTIGSLSATLSWTSAGIKDTVAENLPGVGALVTDVSTDPAAGTITMAAVGDTKVTAKPVVNNGNLDLQVTDVSGPFDKGTVQAALDGLTTKLNDAYPLGIHADSVAVTDTGVVGKFSSQNASIPNDESDDACFAKL
- a CDS encoding metal-dependent hydrolase, whose amino-acid sequence is MTDLIVRKMRFAFADHRVPFLWNETNPAFSSMANAVSFLAIAFEKMIGHMITEAMPYITDPAVAEEAQAFVRQEGQHAMAHRQHAKGLIKTYPGLKETLDEVVKAFDDLTAETPLKYRLAYTADLEATFTPVFKLMLDHDDTLFAPGDDRVASLFLWHFVEEVEHRSSALIIYDAVADDPWYRMRVAPSIFKHVWAVLKVACEGFNKHVPLEERKLDAMSMFGMQARKKALLQKLPFTKTPYDGPVENAFAHLPVREMLTALTGVVRSQVPGHNPAHEKLPALADEWFRRYEDGYEVTQWYTAGDAAEEKAATADV